One window of Papaver somniferum cultivar HN1 chromosome 9, ASM357369v1, whole genome shotgun sequence genomic DNA carries:
- the LOC113307745 gene encoding uncharacterized protein LOC113307745 produces the protein MENTIVEENHHRKGEETQGGEELLQIFFRSRELPVVQGIQSFRRRNKSYVISSCRCASLFLVLGRCVQGLLSLLGDRVSCSSGLQQWILDFWKVGVLNLKMQMLRSILQKVCLCLLEVYRLMNKRSSGIWKLNMFKYFFIFFVVLNMK, from the exons ATGGAAAATACGATAGTGGAGGAGAATCATCATCGAAAAGGTGAAGAAACCCAGGGTGGAGAAGAG TTATTGCAGATTTTTTTTAGGTCAAGGGAACTTCCTGTGGTTCAAGGGATACAAAGTTTCCGGAGAAGAAACAAAAGCTATGTGATTTCGAGCTGCAG GTGTGCTTCTCTATTCTTGGTGCTGGGGCGTTGTGTTCAAG GTCTGCTCTCTCTTCTTGGTGATAGGGTGTCGTGTTCAAG TGGCTTACAACAGTGGATATTGGATTTCTGGAAGGTCGGCGTCCTTAACTTAAAGATGCAGATGTTACGATCAATCCTTCAAAAGGTTTGTCTCTGCTTACTGGAGGTATATCGTCTGATGAACAAAAGAAGCTCGGGCATCTGGAAGTTAAAtatgtttaaatatttttttattttctttgttgtaTTGAACATGAAGTAG